The genomic interval TCGCCGTTGCCGGTGGCGTTGCGGTAGGAGTCGGCGAGCGTGCTGAGCGTCTGGTAGACGAACTCGCTCATCTCGTCTACCGGCATCTCCTTGGTCCACAAGTCGATGCGCAAGGTGCTCTGCGCCTCCTGGTCCCAGATGGCCAAGACGACGGCCTTGGCCGCCTGGCTGCCCGGCTCGGCTGCGTCGCTGGCTTGCCATTCGATGGCCTCGGGCACGTGCTTGTCGTCTAAGTGAACGAGGAATTTGATTTCCGAAGTCTTGGCGATTTTGGTCATGGTCGTCCTTTGCTGAACCGAAAGGGTGGCAGTAGCGTCATTCTAACCGGCGCTTGCGCTAGACTTGGGCTTATGACCAGCGGCTTTACGACCAGCGAGTTTACGACCAGCGAGTTTACGAACCGGGGCGGCTTATGAACCGGGGCGACAGGGCGCAGAGGGAGCGGGCGTTTTACGAGGTTTGGCGGGAGCTGCTCGAGTGGATGAAGAGCTACGCGGGCGCGCATGAGGCCGTCTTTTACAAGACCGAGGCGGACTTTCCCGATTACATCTACCGCATGGAGCGGCCCTACGACCTGCCGGTCATCACCATGACGGCGAGCCTGAACCGGGAGGACGGCCATCCGGTCGTGCTGCTGAGCGCCAGCCCGCGCCACGCGGTCTTCAAGGAGATCACCCTGCACCCCTTCGACTCGCATGTCTACCGCAAGCTCAAGTGGAGCCCGGAGAAGGACTCCCTGGTCGAGGAGCGCAAGCGGCCCTTTACCAGGGAGATGTTCGAGCACCTGATGGACGAGCTTTTTGGCTTCAGAACTCCCGCCGCGGGCGCGCGGGAGCCGGAGCTGAGCGCCCCCAAGGTTGTCGAAGCTGACTGAAGAGGATCGCCTCGCTTTGATAAAGGCTGCCAGGGGCGGGCTCTGCGGGGTCTGCCGTTGGGCCAGGCTGGTCCGCA from Deinococcota bacterium carries:
- the gldC gene encoding gliding motility protein GldC, whose amino-acid sequence is MTKIAKTSEIKFLVHLDDKHVPEAIEWQASDAAEPGSQAAKAVVLAIWDQEAQSTLRIDLWTKEMPVDEMSEFVYQTLSTLADSYRNATGNGEAATALKRAGEDFIRAARAAEGD
- a CDS encoding NADH-quinone oxidoreductase subunit 15, whose amino-acid sequence is MNRGDRAQRERAFYEVWRELLEWMKSYAGAHEAVFYKTEADFPDYIYRMERPYDLPVITMTASLNREDGHPVVLLSASPRHAVFKEITLHPFDSHVYRKLKWSPEKDSLVEERKRPFTREMFEHLMDELFGFRTPAAGAREPELSAPKVVEAD